From Hyla sarda isolate aHylSar1 chromosome 12, aHylSar1.hap1, whole genome shotgun sequence:
gataatgccccgcaccgcgaccgccacccccccgacccgccgcaccgcgtcgcaccccccaccgtgatgctgggcggtataccggtatggatttttgcccataccgctataccggtcgggcccctcccccaccctccgagtcaataaaaaaattaaacttacccgtaatgggggtggtccgggccatccatcgtttctgtagtgtccgggggtgttccgggtgaagagtgaaccggtccgggctgtccttcttctccggcggtcatcttctccactccaggcaggctccggcctagtacactgcatagacgccgctacgccgtgacgtcaggtgtgtcgctgcgcacgggcgtcactgcgcagcggcgtctatgcagcgtactagaccggagcctgcccggagtggagaagatgaccgccggagccGGACAGCCTGGACCgattcactcttcacccggaacgcccccggacactacaggaaggatggatggcccggaccaccctgacaggtagggggagagaagcgggtggtggtggcggcggcggcctatggccccacaaaagccactgcagatcattgatttaaagcgcccgctttaaatcaatgatctgcagcggtgtcacagggggttaaatagccgataacttataccggaatatcggtataagttatcggctatcggccctaaaaaaactatatcggtccaTCCctagtcggaagtacaaaaaactgtggagtcggaacatttatctaccgactccacagccacCACACTCCGACGCATTTCACCAGGAGCAGCTTTATCAAGCCGCTCCTGGCGAAATGCGCTGGAGTGTGGTGTGgggctggggtgagtcctgtctCAGTGGTACGTGTGGCGTATTGTTATACCGGCTGCTATTTGCACTATtgctattttttgcacatcttccTATATTGGCTGCTATTCTTATTAATACTGTTTGCACAACTATTACTTGTGATTTGTTGGTTATTCACTTCAATCACTTAtacgtatatactatatatttctTTTATATATTTGCGGTTGCTATTGGTTACATCACATGTATTTATTGATATATGAATTGGTTTAGCACTACTTTGCACCTACCCCCTAGCCTAGCACTTTATATACACCAGCCGCTCTTCCACATCCTAGATGTTATTTTCCCTCTATACTATTCTCACCCCAGTACCCCCTCCTCTTTTTTATGACGAAATTACATGGTTTTactctattatatattatttattttctaaATTATTGTATGCATACCCTATGAATTAATAATTTtatctaataaaatatatatatttttacaccatACATTGCGCTTTGACTTTTACTTCCTTTGGGGGTTTCACATACGGGTCTGTAGCCCGCACTTATAGGTCTTGTAATTTTTTGTTCTGCtatatgaagtaaccaaaaatcagcaattctggatttttgtatttttatatgtttACACCATTGATTACGGTttttataaacattatattttaatagtttagacatttcagcacctggcgataccacgttttttatttttgtttacgtaattttatttaaaaatgggatGAAGGGAGTGACATAagattttattaggggaggggcttcttcactttttttttttttttacactttaatcacTATTGTTTAGTCCTCATAGGAGACTTTTACATGGAATCTTTAGATTGTATACACTGAACAATACTGTGCCATAggagcctgccatagaacagcattgctcaatgatatcagcgctccattactacagcctgccatagaacagcactgatcagtgttatcagcgctccattactacagcctgccatagaacagcactgatcagtgttatcagtgctccattactacagcctgccatagaacagcattgctcaatgatatcagcgctccattactacagcctgccatagaacagcactgatcagtgttatcagcgctccattactacagcctgccatagaacagcactgatcagtgttatcagtgctccattactacagccggccatagaacagcattgatcagtgttatcagtgctccattactacagccggcaatagaacagcattgatcagtgttatcagcgctccattactacagcctgccatagaacagcattgatcagtgttattggtgctccattactacagcctgccatagaacagcactgatcagtgttattggcactccattactacagcctgccatagaaaagcattgatcagtgttatcagtgctccattactacagcctgccttagagcagcattgatcagtgttattggtgctccattactacagcctgccatagaacagcactgatcagtgttattggcactccattactacagcctgccatagaacagcactgatcagtgttattggcgctccattactacagcctgccatagaacagcattgatcagtgttatcagcgctccattactacagcctgccatacaacaacattgatcagtgttatcagcactccattaatACAgcgtgccatagaacagcattaatcagtgttatcagcactccattactacagcctgtcatagaacagcattgatcagtgttatcagtgctccattactacagcctgccatagaacagcattgatcagtgttattggcactccattactacagcctgccatagaacagcattgatcagtgttattggcactccattactacagcctgccatagaacagcattgatcagtgttatcagtgctccattactacagcctgccatacaacaacattgatcagtgttatcagcactccattactacagcctgccatagaacagcattgatcagtgttattggcactccattactacagcctgccatagaatagcattgatcagtgttatcagcgctccattactacagcctgccatagaaccgcattgatcagtgttatcagtgctcctttactacagcctgccatagaacagcattgatcagtgttatcagtgctccattactacagcctgccatagaacagcattgatcagtgttatcagtgctccattactacagcctgccatagaaccgcattgatcagtgttatcagtgctccattactacagcctgccatagaacagcattgatcagttttaaCCATCAAACCGTGAAGCTTTATTGAATAGGCATAGATAAGCTTGTTACAGAAAGGGAATCACAAACATTCGGTCCGCAGACCTTCAACTGAACCAAACAATCAGGTACATCTTACAATTGCATGGTACATTGACAGATAAGGACCACAAATCAGGTACAGTAACAGACACAGAGTGCGCAACAATGTAATCAATCACACGTACATGGTCAGGAAGGCCAAAAGAACAAAGCCATCCCTCTAAACTAATGACACggcattgatcagttttatcagcgctccattactacagcctaccatagaacagcattgatcagtgttatcagtgctccattactacagcctgccatagaacagcactgatcagtgttatcagtgctccattactacagcctgccatagaacagcattgctcaatgatatcagcgctccattactacagcctgccatagaacagcactgatcagtgttatcagcgctccattactacagcctgccatagaacagcactgatcagtgttatcagtgctccattactacagccggccatagaacagcattgatcagtgttatcagtgctccattactacagccggcaatagaacagcattgatcagtgttatcagcgctccattactacagcctgccatagaacagcattgatcagtgttattggtgctccattactacagcctgccatagaacagcactgatcagtgttattggcactccattactacagcctgccatagaaaagcattgatcagtgttatcagtgctccattactacagcctgccttagagcagcattgatcagtgttattggtgctccattactacagcctgccatagaacagcactgatcagtgttattggcactccattactacagcctgccatagaacagcactgatcagtgttattggcgctccattactacagcctgccatagaacagcattgatcagtgttatcagcgctccattactacagcctgccatacaacaacattgatcagtgttatcagcactccattaatACAgcgtgccatagaacagcattaatcagtgttatcagcactccattactacagcctgtcatagaacagcattgatcagtgttatcagtgctccattactacagcctgccatagaacagcattgatcagtgttattggcactccattactacagcctgccatagaacagcattgatcagtgttatcggtgctccattactacagcctgccatacaacaacattgatcagtgttatcagcactccattactacagcctgccatagaacagcattgatcagtgttattggcactccattactacagcctgccatagaacagcattgatcagtgttatcagtgctccattactacagcctgccatagaacagcattgatcagtgttatcagtgctccattactacagcctgccatagaaccgcattgatcagtgttatcagtgctccattactacagcctgccatagaaccgcattgatcagtgttatcagtgctccattactacagcctgccatagaacagcattgatcagttttaaCCATCAAACCGTGAAGCTTTATTGAATAGGCATAGATAAGCTTGTTACAGAAAGGGAATCACAAACATTCGGTCCGCAGACCTTCAACTGAACCAAACAATCAGGTACATCTTACAATTGCATGGTACATTGACAGATAAGGACCACAAATCAGGTACAGTAACAGACACAGAGTGCGCAACAATGTAATCAATCACACGTACATGGTCAGGAAGGCCAAAAGAACAAAGCCATCCCTCTAAACTAATGACAACAacattgatcagttttatcagcgctccattactacagcctaccatagaacagcattgatcagtgttatcagtgctccattactacagcctgccatagaacagcattgatcagtgttatcagtgctccattactacagcttgccatagaacagcattgatcagtgttatcagagcGCCATTACTAcaacctgccatagaacagcattgttatcagtgctccattactacagcctgccatagaacagcattgatcagtgttatcagcactccattactacagcctgccatagaacagcattgatcagtgttatcagcactccattactacagcctgccatagaacagcattgatcagtgttatcagtgctccattactacagcctgccatagaacagcactgatcagtgttatcagtgctccattactacagccggccatagaacagcattgatcagtgttatcagtgctccattactacagccggccatagaacagcattgatcagtgttatcagcgctccattactacagcctgccatagaacagcattgatcagtgttattggtgctccattactacagcctgccatagaacagcactgatcagtgttattggcactccattactacagcctgccatagaacagcattgatcagtgttatcagtgctccattactacagcctgtcatagaacagcattgatcagtgttatcggtgctccattactacagcctgccatacaacaacattgatcagtgttatcagctctccattactacagcctgtcatagaacagcattgatcagtgttatcagtgctccattactacagcctgccatagaacagcattgatcagtgttattggcactccattactacagcctgccatagaacagcattgatcagtgttatcggtgctccattactacagcctgccatacaacaacattgatcagtgttatcagcactccattactatagcctgccatagaacagcattgatcagtgttattggcactccattactacagcctgccatagaacagcattgatcagtgttatcagtgctccattactacagcctgccatagaaccgcattgatcagtgttatcagtgctccattactacagcctgccatagaacagcattgatcagttttaaCCATCAAACCGTGAAGCTTTATTGAATAGGCATAGATAAGCTTGTTACAGAAAGGGAATCACAAACATTCGGTCCGCAGACCTTCAACTGAACCAAACAATCAGGTACATCTTACAATTGCATGGTACATTGACAGATAAGGACCACAAATCAGGTACAGTAACAGACACAGAGTGCGCAACAATGTAATCAATCACACGTACATGGTCAGGAAGGCCAAAAGAACAAAGCCATCCCTCTAAACTAATGACAACAacattgatcagttttatcagcgctccattactacagcctaccatagaacagcattgatcagtgttatcagtgctccattactacagcttgccatagaacagcattgatcagtgttatcagtgctccattactacagcctgccatagaacagcattgatcagtgttatcagcactccattactacagcctgccatagaacagcattgatcagtgttatcagcactccattactacagcctgccatagaacagcattgatcagtgttatcagcactacattactacagcctgccatagaacagcattgatcagtgttatcagtgcttcattactacagcctgccatagaacagcattgatcagtgttatcggcgctcaattactacagcctgccatagaacagcattgatcagttttatcggcgctccattactacagcctgccatagaacagcattgatcagtattatctgtgctccattactacagcctgccatagaacagcattgatcagtgttatcggcgctccattactacagcctgccatagaacaacattgatcagtgttatcggcgctccattactacagcctgccatagaacagcactgatcagtgttatcagtgctccattactacagcctgtcatagaacagcattgatcagtgttatcagcactccattactacagcctgccatagaacagcattgatcagtgttatcagtgctccattactacagcctgtcatagaacagcattgatcagtgttatcagcactccattactacagcctgccatagaacagcattgatcagtgttatcggcgctccattactacagcctgccatagaacaacattgatcagtgttatcggcgctccattactacagcctgccatagaacagcattgatcagtgttatcggcgctccattactacagcctgccatagaacagcattgatcagtgttatcggcgctccattactacagcctgccatagaacagcattgatcagtgttatcggcgctccattactacagcctgccatagaacagcattgatcagtgttatcggcgctccattactacaggctgccatagaacagcattgatcagtgttatcagtgctccattactacagcctgccatagaacagcattgatcagtgttatcggcgctccattactacagcctgccatagaacagcattgatcagtgttattggcactctATTTGTGCAGACTGCTGAGGCTTCCTGCAGGATTTGAGTGATGATCAGACGTGCTGGAGGATTAGGGTGACCGTCATGAGTTTTGACCATCCAACCTAAGCCCAGTATGTACAAAAGAGAACAGGGTGCGCGCCCCTGGATGGAACCTGATGGATGAGATAGTAAGGAGCCCAATCAAAATGCACTCACCTATACCTCAGGAATCCTGTAATAGCGGCTGCTGCGGCTCCCAGCGTCCAGGCGCAAATATAGgtaaaaggagatccaagaaagggagatgaatcgcgctgccacaagaagtatatataggtaaatttattgcacacaaaggattcacgcaacgcgtttcaaagacGGAACGATCCTTTATGTGCGATAAATTTACCTATAcatacttcttgtggcagcgcgattcatctccctttcttggatctccttttacCTATGAGCCCAGTATgtggtagcttaaaggggtactcccatggaaaacttttttttttttttttttaatcaactggtgccagaaagttaaacagatttgtaaatgacttctatttaaaaaatcttaacccttccaaataaataaagaaaacttcctggggagcatgcagcagctgataagtactggagggattaagattttttaatagaagtaatttacaaatctgtttaactttctggcaccagtggagtaccccttttaagtaatcAGACTGTTGCTAAGGACAACCCTGTAAGGACAGTTTTTACCCATGAGgcctaggatagggaataagtgtcagattgcggggtcccctgtgatctcctgtatggcgcCCCTGGCCCTTCTACTAAATGGGTCGTGTCAATCACCACACGTAGCGGCAACACAACGCGCCCCCTCAATGTGTCTCTATGGGAGGGCTGGAGCGCTgaaatctccagctctcccatagagcttcatGTCGACTTCCgttttgtgcgggggtcgacgcATTCCATTTAGAAGGAGAGCTGGGACGCCgtgcagcagtcagaccccctgcgatctgacacttaccCTCTTTCCTAAGGATGCTGCCTGCATAGAAAGGAAAATAATTAtactggagatttatcaaaaccagtccgtgaggaaacgttgcccatagcgaccacttctttcattttgcagaggccttgttagaaatgaaagaagggatctgattggttgaaatGGGCAACTcagcgtttcctctggacaggttgtgcTCTCCCCCAAAGTGTATAAAATGGTCACGGGGGATCCCCGTGattttgcacgcagcaccccgttcgaatcagtccccggaacatgttcgctccgggtctgatgactgccgatcatggggtcagagtattgtgacgtcacggctctgcccacgTGTGACaacacactccgccccctcaatgcaagcctatgggagggggcgtggcatctgccacgccccctcccataggcttgcattaggggggcggagccgtgatgttacaatactccggccccatgatcgaacacgctccgggggctgatggcaACAGGGTGCCAATTCGCTCTTTGCACCGGACTGGAAGTGACCTCTTCATGGGGGGGATGGGCCGGGCTGGGATCAGTTTTGTGACTTCCAGGACAGACAAATGGATGGAGAAGCGTCCTGAAAAATTATGAATGTTTTGGGTTCTATATCAATTAATTTGTACTGTTATTGCCAGATGAAGGAGGACCCTGACTTATAAATTCAAAACACGTTGATGCGTTTCAGAGGTATATGGCAGGGTCCCCCTTTATCTGGCAATAACAGTACACATTTATTTTTGCTCTGGAATACCGCGCTGGACTTCCATTCTtttctttaaatacatttttgtgttttatttgttGATATCTTAATAAATTCTGTGGGATAGATACCCATTCGAGGCCTACCAGGAGGGGGGAGTGAATGATGCTCACATGCTCCCACTGGGGCGTTTATATTTATACCTCTTTTTTTAAATACTGAGACACTGACAGAATAACGCACTAAGCCTTAGCTACATCTTTCTTTCTGTATCACTTCAGGAAAGCCTAGAACCCACAATAACCCTGCTCCCACCGTACTGCACTATGAACGGCTGCTTCTCTAACTGCCCATAGAAGACCAGCTGTCTCGCTCCCCTCCCCTTGTAGATTTTAAGTCTTCACAGGCAACGTCCTCTCTACCTCTTTATCATTGCCATTTACTCTGTCATGCTCCTAATATGTATTTGAACCCCTCATATGTACAGCACCCTGGAACCAAGGGCcctatgaaaaaaagaaaaaaaaaatatatatatatatatatatatatatatatatatatattggttctCACTAATACTCTGCAGTAATGGGAGGGTCCAAAGTTAAAGGAGAATGCCAGCAAAAATTAACTGATCACCCATCCCCATGATGTCGGGCATCAGCAgcgctctcatagaaatgaatggagtgtgcgCTACCGGTAGATTAAACGCGCTTGTCATAGAGAAAGCTGGGTCCCGTCCctgaaattggggggggggggtgccagcggtcagaccccccgcgatcagctatttatcccctaccctgtggataagggataagttcatttttactggagttctcctttaaagcgtacctctcatgatcatgttaaatgttataatccccccaggtcactgcccccatcatgataaaccacccccggcctttatttttattatttttttagttttctaccttgatattgttctgtattttctgctcagtctcagtcagattcacagactgggaaggggcgttccccagcaggcgtgacatcatctgaagccatccaggggagaacttcctccctcactctgctacacacagcccagagcagttcagtgtgagatgagctatgattggctaaggctgcacacatacCCTCAGGATTTTCTGATTTTGTACTTCtcacaggccagcaggagtccaaagtctgtgcaagagatggggggaaatgtgctctaaacaagtagggagacacctagtggcagcttttctaAACACTAAGAAaactccctttattttttttaattttttttaaacaaagtacattagaaagattttttttttatttaccataaagtgtgcaatagcaaaaattaggttTAATGACAAAAATGGCTACAAAAACACAGAAGGACATAAATTTAATGTAATAGCGTCTTTATTTAAGCTcatagggggagagttatcaaaacctgtgcagaggaaatgttactgagttgcccgtagcaaccaatcagcgcttctttcattttgcagaggccttgttaaaaatgaaagaagcgatctgattggttgctatggaaaaaatTATATGGGTTACTTTTTTCCCTCTTTTAACATTTTCCAAATTCCAAGCAAAGACCTTTTTTCTTCTCTATGTAATTTCTGATGAATTTCTAActtagatttttttgtaaattttttcccACATTCCTAACATCACACTGACCTCTCTAATAATTCCTTAGTTTTACATTAGTAATAAAACATTTCCCGTATTCTGCATGTGCTGTGGTATATGTCAGCGCTTTATaaataattttcattaaattatCATTATTTTGAACCTGAATATGGCTTTTTCCTTATGTGAACTTTCTGATGTGTGACAAGATTTGATTTATCCGTAAAACATCTCCCACATTTTgcacatgaatatggcttttctcctgtgtgagttctctgatgatgCCTTAGTTTGTCTTTAGTAATAAAACTTTTCttgcattctgaacatgaatgtggcttctctcctgtgtgaattctctcgtgtttaacaagatgtgatttttgTGTGAAAGATTTCCCACACTCTGAACACGAataaggcttctctcctgtgtgatttctctcatgtctaacaagatctgatttatcTGTAAAACGTTTTCCGCATTCTGAACATggatacggcttctctcctgtgtgacttctctcgtgTTTAACAAGCGGCGCCTTgtttttaaaacatttcccacattctgaacatgaatacggctttacccctgtgtgaattctcagaTGTGTGGCAAGATTTGTTTTctctgtaaaacatttcccacattctgaacatgaatacggcttctctcctgtgtgaattctctcatgtttaacaagacttgtccgatctgtaaaacattttccacactctgaacatgaatatggcctcTCTCCTGTATGACTTCTCGCATGTGTAACAAGACCTGTCTTAtctctaaaacattttccacactctGAACATGAGTATGGCCTTTCTTCATTGTGAATTCCCTTATGCTTTGCAAGACTTGGTTtatctgtaaaacatttcccacactctgaacatgaatacggcttgtCTCCTGTGTGAAATCTCCAATGTCTATCAAGACTTGACTTATTTCTAAAACAtagcccacattctgaacataaatatggtttctctcctgtgtgacttctcccaTGTATAACAAGTTGTGATTTATCAGTAAAACTTTTCTCACATacagaacatgaatatggcttctctcctgtgtgaattcttctgTGTCTAAGTAGACTTGAGCCTGTAGTAAACTCTTTCCCACATTCATCACATTGAATCAGTTTCCCCCCTTTCTGATCAGTCCTTGCGGTAACAATGTGTGgttggtcaggagaaggttcctcatgatcagggggattattataggatagatctggatggacattaggggtaaggaggtcttctcctgaggagcgctctatGATATCTTCATCTTCTTCCTTATAATTAAATGATAACATGAAGTTCCCCTCAAAATTCTTACTGGGATTTtctgcattaaaaaaaagcataaaaatatgGTCAGATATCTGTTAGCAATGCTAATCCAAGCTGAAATAATGTATTACTTTTAAGCTCGATTTGAAGAGGTCGGGCTAAGCTGCAGCATGCAAGCCTCCTCGCTCCCCAACCCCTCTCTGTCCCCATTGGAAAGGCACAACCCACTACAGCTcctatcacatcacatcacatggGGCCACTGGAGCCGAGGAGCCACAATCTCAGCAGGTTGTGATGTGCAGCTCATTGGCTCCAGTGACCGTCACGCGCCCAGGTGATTTGACTCATGAAGCTCATTTTTGTTCAAGTATCGTATTGTGTGATCTTCAAACAACCACATagctggggtaacacctcctggaattattacatacctggggtaacacctcctggaattattacatacctggggtaacacctcctggaattattacatacctggggtaacacctcctggaattattacatagctggggtaacacctcctggaattattacatacctggggtaacacctcctggaattattacatagctggggtaacacctcctggaattattacatagctGGGGTaaaacctcctggaattattacatacctggggtaacacctcctggaattattacatagctggggtaacacctcctggaattattacatacccggggtaacacctcctggaattattacatagctggagtaaggctgggttcacactacggtttgtaactacgattcccgtatacggctaggaggagggggggcttaatcgcggcgcccgcactcagccgtatacgggaaccgtatttaatgtatgtctatgagcctccggtcggctgcttttttggccgtatgcggtttcccgaccgcaggcaaaaacgtggtcgaccggaggctgcggttcactccggtcggctcatagacatacattaaatatggttctcctatacggctgagtgcgggcgccgcgattaagccccgcccctctcctcccagccgtatacgggaaccgtaat
This genomic window contains:
- the LOC130296750 gene encoding zinc finger protein 436-like — protein: MDEDRNEMTKRILHFTLEILHLLTGEDYTIVKKTWGECVVSSSHEYGEWSRARGPITEPPPHSPIHEEKILKLTHRITELLTEEVPIRCQDVAVYFSMEEWEYVEGHKDLYQDMMGDHRPRTSPDGCTGVDVFSPCVFPTDGCIGDGVMERNRLERCPRPLYSQDCPEGNFPENHQDKNLIDIKAEVKEEEETDLMSQHYGIIDRNPPERCPCTLYSHHCPEGNVPEKHQGGDLTNNKVEDEEERMRGHHPCMREVKEEIPGGVTLENPSKNFEGNFMLSFNYKEEDEDIIERSSGEDLLTPNVHPDLSYNNPPDHEEPSPDQPHIVTARTDQKGGKLIQCDECGKEFTTGSSLLRHRRIHTGEKPYSCSVCEKSFTDKSQLVIHGRSHTGEKPYLCSECGLCFRNKSSLDRHWRFHTGDKPYSCSECGKCFTDKPSLAKHKGIHNEERPYSCSECGKCFRDKTGLVTHARSHTGERPYSCSECGKCFTDRTSLVKHERIHTGEKPYSCSECGKCFTEKTNLATHLRIHTGVKPYSCSECGKCFKNKAPLVKHERSHTGEKPYPCSECGKRFTDKSDLVRHERNHTGEKPYSCSECGKSFTQKSHLVKHERIHTGEKPHSCSECKKSFITKDKLRHHQRTHTGEKPYSCAKCGRCFTDKSNLVTHQKVHIRKKPYSGSK